Proteins from a genomic interval of Caulobacter sp. SL161:
- the cpaB gene encoding Flp pilus assembly protein CpaB yields MSPVRLLIVLIAAVSAIGLAVVLQRALGGAPAKPTGLVEAPGGPAAPGKPMTQVLVAKRDLPVGTRLVAADVGWQAWPSDSINAAFITNGSAPVTPDGKVEAAKAAVAATADQMIGGDPAKVVEGAIVRDPILIGEPITPRKIVRGGEGGYLSVVLTPGKRAMSVPVTSDTAVGGFILPGDRVDVLSTRDAPAAGDQGGKVMIAETVLQNIRVLALDQATAAEKDAKSIVAATATLEVGPVEAEALARAKAGGPITLALRAYTDMGGPSGVTHAVAGDDSTVRINRGGQTTSVAVRP; encoded by the coding sequence ATGAGCCCCGTTCGCCTATTGATCGTCCTGATCGCCGCGGTGTCGGCCATCGGCCTGGCCGTGGTGTTGCAGCGCGCCCTGGGCGGCGCGCCGGCCAAGCCGACGGGCCTTGTCGAGGCGCCGGGCGGCCCCGCCGCGCCGGGAAAGCCCATGACCCAGGTCCTGGTCGCCAAGCGTGACCTGCCCGTGGGCACGCGCCTGGTGGCGGCCGATGTGGGCTGGCAGGCCTGGCCCAGCGATTCGATCAACGCGGCCTTCATCACCAACGGTTCCGCGCCCGTCACGCCGGACGGCAAGGTCGAGGCGGCCAAGGCGGCCGTCGCGGCCACCGCCGACCAGATGATCGGCGGCGATCCGGCCAAGGTCGTCGAGGGCGCGATCGTCCGCGACCCGATCCTGATCGGCGAGCCCATCACGCCCCGCAAGATCGTGCGCGGCGGGGAGGGCGGTTACCTCTCGGTCGTGCTGACCCCCGGCAAGCGCGCCATGTCGGTGCCCGTGACCTCCGACACCGCCGTCGGCGGCTTCATCCTGCCGGGCGACCGCGTGGATGTGCTGTCGACCCGCGACGCTCCGGCCGCCGGCGACCAGGGCGGCAAGGTGATGATCGCCGAGACCGTGCTGCAGAACATCCGGGTGCTGGCCCTCGACCAGGCCACCGCCGCCGAGAAGGACGCCAAGTCGATCGTGGCGGCCACCGCCACCCTCGAGGTCGGCCCCGTCGAGGCCGAGGCCCTGGCCCGCGCCAAGGCCGGCGGCCCCATCACCCTGGCGTTGCGCGCCTATACCGACATGGGCGGCCCGTCGGGCGTGACCCACGCGGTGGCCGGCGACGACTCCACCGTCCGCATCAACCGCGGCGGCCAGACCACCAGCGTGGCGGTGCGTCCATGA
- a CDS encoding Flp family type IVb pilin, protein MTKFVTRFLKDESGATAIEYGLIVALIAVVIVTAVTTLGTNLKTAFTKAGTAVSTAAGT, encoded by the coding sequence ATGACCAAGTTCGTCACGCGCTTCCTGAAGGATGAATCCGGCGCCACGGCCATCGAATACGGCCTGATCGTCGCCCTGATCGCCGTTGTCATCGTGACCGCCGTCACGACCCTCGGCACGAACCTGAAGACCGCCTTCACGAAGGCCGGCACCGCGGTTTCGACGGCGGCTGGCACCTAA
- a CDS encoding CpaF family protein, which yields MFGKRDTSASGDSKAPPPAPAGGAAIATRPQRVEPVAAQEPKAPAPKVNGPAPKATVGLEQLRAAQGQPQTATIVREQSDYYHATKTTIFNALLNTIDLSQLAQLDLKQAGEEIRDIVAELVAIKNVSMSVAEQEHLVQDIINDVLGYGPLEPLLARDDIADIMVNGAHRVFIEVGGKVQLTNVRFRDNLQLMNICQRIVSQVGRRVDESSPICDARLPDGSRVNVIAPPLALDGPTLTIRKFKKDKLTMKNLVEFASISPEGARVLGVIGACRCNLVISGGTGSGKTTLLNTMTAFIDPTERVVTCEDAAELQLQQPHVVRLETRPPNLEGSGAVTMRDLVKNCLRMRPERIIVGEVRGPEAFDLLQAMNTGHDGSMGTLHANSPREAISRIESMITMGGYGLPSKTIKEMIVGSVDVIIQAARLRDGSRRITHITEVVGLEGDVIVTQDLFVYEITGEDENGKVVGKHRSTGIARPRFWDRARYYGLERELAEALDAAE from the coding sequence ATGTTCGGCAAGCGCGATACGTCAGCCTCCGGCGATTCCAAGGCGCCGCCCCCCGCGCCCGCGGGCGGCGCGGCCATCGCTACGCGGCCCCAGCGCGTCGAGCCTGTCGCCGCCCAGGAACCCAAGGCGCCGGCTCCCAAGGTCAACGGCCCTGCGCCGAAGGCCACGGTGGGCCTGGAGCAGCTCCGCGCCGCCCAGGGGCAGCCGCAGACGGCCACCATCGTTCGTGAGCAGAGCGACTACTACCACGCCACCAAGACCACGATCTTCAACGCCCTGCTGAACACCATCGACCTGTCCCAGCTGGCTCAGCTGGACCTGAAGCAGGCCGGCGAGGAGATCCGCGACATCGTCGCCGAGCTGGTGGCGATCAAGAACGTCTCGATGTCGGTGGCCGAGCAGGAGCATCTGGTCCAGGACATCATCAACGACGTTCTCGGCTATGGCCCGCTGGAGCCGCTGCTGGCCCGCGACGACATCGCCGACATCATGGTCAACGGCGCGCACCGGGTGTTCATCGAAGTGGGCGGCAAGGTCCAGCTGACGAACGTCCGCTTCCGCGACAATCTCCAGCTGATGAACATCTGCCAGCGGATCGTCAGCCAGGTCGGCCGCCGCGTCGATGAAAGCAGCCCGATCTGCGACGCCCGCCTGCCCGACGGCAGCCGCGTCAACGTGATCGCGCCCCCCTTGGCTCTGGATGGTCCGACCCTGACCATCCGGAAGTTCAAGAAGGACAAGCTGACCATGAAGAACCTGGTGGAGTTCGCCTCCATCAGTCCCGAAGGAGCGCGGGTTCTGGGGGTCATCGGCGCCTGCCGCTGTAACCTCGTCATTTCCGGCGGCACGGGTTCGGGCAAGACGACGCTGCTCAACACCATGACCGCGTTCATCGACCCCACCGAGCGGGTCGTGACCTGCGAGGACGCGGCCGAACTGCAGCTGCAACAGCCGCACGTGGTGCGCCTGGAAACCCGTCCGCCCAATCTCGAGGGCAGCGGCGCGGTGACCATGCGCGATCTGGTCAAGAACTGTCTGCGGATGCGTCCCGAACGCATCATCGTCGGCGAAGTCCGCGGACCCGAAGCGTTCGACCTCCTGCAGGCCATGAACACCGGCCACGACGGCTCGATGGGTACGCTGCACGCCAACAGCCCGCGCGAGGCGATCAGCCGGATCGAGAGCATGATCACCATGGGCGGCTACGGCCTGCCCTCCAAGACCATCAAGGAGATGATCGTCGGCTCGGTCGACGTGATCATCCAGGCCGCCCGCCTGCGCGACGGTTCGCGCCGCATTACCCACATCACCGAGGTCGTGGGCCTGGAAGGCGACGTGATCGTCACCCAGGACCTCTTCGTCTACGAGATCACCGGCGAGGACGAGAACGGCAAGGTCGTGGGCAAGCACCGCTCGACCGGCATCGCCCGTCCGCGCTTCTGGGATCGCGCCCGCTATTACGGCCTGGAGCGCGAGCTGGCCGAAGCCCTCGACGCGGCGGAGTAG
- a CDS encoding type II secretion system F family protein, which yields MSLVETLTSPSNVLTAFIAVVVFATIITLASPVMRDNNLEGRLKSVANRREELRRRSRQSIATRAPGTAGGSLRHQDEGLYKNVVERLQLSRLLEDPKVVEKLAQAGFRGPKPVSTFYFFRFAMPFAFAAGAAFYLYVVNDFGLLPMQKLCACVAFLALGYYAPNVYISNVAQKRRESIVAAFPDALDLLLICVESGMSIEAAIQKVGAEVGSSSMELAEELSLLTAELSYLPDRRLAYENLARRTNHPGIKSVATAMIQAERYGTPLGTALRVMAKENRELRLSAAEKKAAALPAQLTVPMILFFLPVLFIMILGPAIMKVQDAF from the coding sequence ATGTCGCTTGTCGAGACCCTGACCAGCCCCTCGAACGTCCTGACCGCGTTCATCGCCGTGGTCGTGTTCGCCACCATCATCACCCTGGCCTCGCCGGTGATGCGCGACAACAATCTGGAGGGCCGGCTCAAGTCGGTGGCCAACCGCCGCGAGGAGCTGCGCCGCCGCTCGCGCCAGTCCATCGCCACGCGCGCCCCCGGCACGGCCGGCGGCAGCCTGCGCCACCAGGACGAGGGCCTCTACAAGAACGTCGTCGAGCGCCTGCAGCTGTCGCGCCTGCTGGAGGATCCCAAGGTCGTGGAAAAGCTGGCCCAGGCCGGTTTCCGCGGCCCAAAGCCGGTCTCGACCTTCTACTTCTTCCGGTTCGCCATGCCCTTCGCCTTCGCGGCGGGCGCGGCCTTCTATCTGTACGTGGTCAACGACTTTGGCCTGCTGCCGATGCAGAAGCTGTGCGCCTGCGTGGCGTTCCTGGCCTTGGGCTACTACGCGCCGAACGTCTACATCTCCAACGTCGCGCAGAAGCGCCGCGAGTCCATCGTGGCGGCCTTCCCGGACGCGCTGGACCTCTTGCTGATCTGCGTCGAGAGCGGCATGTCGATCGAGGCGGCCATCCAGAAGGTCGGCGCGGAAGTCGGCTCCTCGTCGATGGAACTGGCCGAGGAGCTTTCCCTGCTGACCGCCGAGCTGTCGTACCTGCCCGACCGGCGCCTGGCCTATGAGAACCTTGCCCGCCGCACCAACCATCCCGGCATCAAGTCGGTGGCCACGGCGATGATCCAGGCCGAGCGCTATGGCACGCCGCTGGGGACGGCGCTGCGGGTCATGGCCAAGGAAAACCGCGAGCTGCGGCTTTCAGCCGCTGAAAAGAAAGCCGCAGCCCTGCCGGCCCAGCTGACCGTGCCGATGATCCTGTTCTTCCTGCCGGTGCTGTTCATCATGATCCTGGGCCCGGCGATCATGAAGGTGCAGGACGCCTTCTAG
- a CDS encoding tetratricopeptide repeat protein, with product MCRKRALIATVLAPMALVLATPVFAADPPKAASAKAAPAPVKASPQQRAEARRLDPLAQAAFWGAEFEVDAGDAEAGAGLAKALRALGRADEAAVAATKGLIAHPDDTGLLLELARAHIARGQGFYAIEPARKVAALSPKDWRPLTLLGVAYEQAERDEEAEAAHRQAIALAPNEATPMANHAMHLAAKGDLAGAEVQLRRAVTLPSAGIQVRQNLALVVGLQGRLPEAEKLVRADLPPEQVANNLAYLRAAVGQAGQSRSWDAVRAGGGR from the coding sequence ATGTGTCGCAAGCGCGCGCTCATCGCAACCGTTCTCGCCCCCATGGCCCTGGTCCTGGCGACCCCGGTCTTCGCCGCCGATCCGCCCAAGGCCGCGAGCGCCAAGGCCGCGCCGGCGCCGGTCAAGGCTTCGCCTCAGCAACGGGCCGAGGCGCGCCGCCTGGACCCGCTGGCCCAGGCCGCCTTCTGGGGCGCGGAGTTCGAGGTTGACGCCGGCGACGCCGAGGCCGGCGCGGGTCTGGCCAAGGCGCTGCGGGCTCTCGGGCGCGCCGACGAAGCCGCTGTCGCCGCGACCAAGGGGCTGATCGCCCATCCGGACGACACCGGCCTCTTGCTGGAACTGGCCCGCGCCCATATCGCCCGGGGCCAGGGCTTCTATGCGATCGAGCCGGCCCGCAAGGTCGCCGCGCTCTCGCCCAAGGACTGGCGTCCGCTGACCCTGCTGGGCGTGGCCTATGAACAGGCCGAGCGGGACGAAGAGGCCGAGGCCGCCCACCGCCAGGCGATCGCGCTGGCGCCCAACGAAGCGACCCCGATGGCCAACCATGCGATGCATCTGGCCGCCAAGGGCGACCTGGCCGGCGCCGAAGTTCAGCTTCGCCGCGCCGTGACCCTCCCCTCGGCGGGGATCCAGGTGCGTCAGAACCTGGCCCTGGTGGTCGGCCTGCAAGGCCGCCTGCCGGAAGCCGAGAAGCTGGTCCGCGCCGACCTGCCGCCCGAGCAGGTGGCCAACAACCTGGCCTATCTGCGCGCCGCCGTGGGCCAGGCGGGTCAGTCCCGCAGTTGGGACGCCGTAAGGGCCGGCGGGGGGCGCTAG
- a CDS encoding CpaD family pilus assembly protein — protein MTLRIPVKSVLLGAALLGLAACASTPPDQGPNKLAATETQQWMDRIKVDAAPDEILLKPHASGLSANQSAALEALVSRWLEAEARELVVTAPNTAGAMAIQIRDRLAGLGAGARVRVVGVDQASAEEGAIRVGFVRHEARPIKCGQRWENLAATRDNTVYENFGCAMAANIAAQVANPEDLVRPRDMTPADTGRRDTVLGKYRKGEVTSSAKDEQASGAVSKAIQ, from the coding sequence ATGACGCTTCGCATCCCCGTCAAGTCCGTCCTCCTCGGCGCCGCCCTGCTGGGCCTGGCCGCCTGCGCTTCGACGCCGCCCGACCAGGGGCCCAACAAGCTGGCCGCCACCGAAACCCAGCAGTGGATGGACCGCATCAAGGTCGACGCCGCGCCCGACGAGATCCTGCTGAAGCCGCACGCCTCGGGCCTGTCGGCCAACCAGTCGGCGGCCCTCGAGGCCCTGGTCTCGCGCTGGCTGGAGGCCGAGGCCCGCGAGCTGGTCGTCACCGCGCCCAACACCGCCGGGGCCATGGCCATCCAGATCCGCGACCGTCTGGCAGGCCTGGGCGCCGGTGCGCGCGTGCGCGTCGTCGGCGTTGATCAGGCCAGCGCCGAGGAAGGTGCGATCCGCGTCGGCTTCGTCCGCCACGAGGCCCGGCCGATCAAGTGCGGCCAACGCTGGGAGAACCTGGCGGCGACCCGCGACAATACCGTGTACGAGAACTTCGGTTGCGCCATGGCGGCCAATATCGCCGCCCAGGTCGCCAACCCCGAGGACCTGGTGCGGCCGCGCGACATGACGCCGGCGGATACCGGGCGTCGCGACACCGTGCTGGGCAAGTACCGCAAGGGCGAGGTCACCAGTTCGGCCAAGGACGAGCAGGCCAGCGGCGCCGTCTCGAAGGCGATCCAGTAA
- a CDS encoding type II and III secretion system protein family protein: MSRPVNLPSVKASMSASRRLLTASVAALLALTSTAPVFADGPIGGSHTYRPPARVTRAPAAAPAPVMVRAEDQVARIVMTADQTAATLELAKGKSAIVELPSEVRDLLVTNPQIADAVLRDKRRIYIVGLAEGTTDAAFFDTAGRRILSLSIRVSQPVDQLAAMLGKILPDAKISVSPIRDSVVLSGVVRSASEAENAGRIAAQFVGSPDKVLNMISVAGKDQVMLQVRIVEVQRNVIKQLGVDLNAVIGQLGETQYTFGMAPGYGVNGSLLGGVTGGYKADTTQQPQVMRYNPVTDAYDLPAVDRESDIATIQNTAGSAGLNSAKAMIQAFERVGLVRTLAEPNLAAVSGEAGKFLVGGEFPVPTGSDTSGKVTIEFKPYGVGLGYTPVVLSGGRISLKLSTEVSELSSLGAFSMSTGTSSGSTNLTVPGLSVRRVESTVELPSGGSLMLAGLLQQTTKETIDSLPGMTSMPILGSLFRSRDFLNNQTELVVIITPYIIDPTRPQNLQTPADGLQFASDMSTVLLGRLNKVVKAPAGANAGRAYQGPVGYVIE, from the coding sequence ATGAGCCGTCCGGTGAACCTTCCTTCCGTGAAAGCCTCCATGTCCGCTTCGCGTCGTCTCCTGACGGCTTCCGTCGCCGCCCTGCTGGCGCTGACGTCGACCGCGCCGGTGTTCGCCGATGGTCCCATCGGCGGGTCCCACACCTATCGACCGCCCGCCCGCGTCACCCGCGCGCCTGCGGCGGCGCCTGCGCCGGTCATGGTCCGCGCCGAGGATCAGGTCGCCCGCATCGTGATGACCGCCGACCAGACCGCCGCGACCCTGGAGCTGGCCAAGGGCAAGTCGGCGATCGTCGAACTGCCCAGCGAGGTCCGCGACCTTCTGGTGACCAACCCGCAGATCGCCGACGCGGTGCTGCGCGACAAGCGCCGGATCTACATCGTGGGTCTGGCCGAGGGCACGACCGACGCGGCCTTCTTCGACACCGCCGGCCGCCGCATCCTGTCGCTGAGCATCCGGGTCAGCCAGCCGGTGGACCAACTGGCCGCGATGCTGGGCAAGATCCTGCCCGACGCCAAGATCAGCGTCTCGCCGATCCGCGACAGCGTGGTGCTGAGCGGCGTGGTCCGCAGCGCCTCCGAGGCCGAGAACGCGGGCCGGATCGCCGCCCAGTTCGTCGGCTCGCCCGACAAGGTGCTGAACATGATCAGCGTCGCCGGCAAGGACCAGGTGATGCTGCAGGTCCGCATCGTCGAGGTGCAGCGCAACGTTATCAAGCAGCTGGGCGTCGATCTCAATGCGGTCATCGGCCAGCTCGGCGAGACGCAGTACACCTTCGGCATGGCGCCCGGCTATGGCGTCAACGGCAGCCTGCTGGGCGGGGTGACGGGCGGTTACAAGGCTGACACCACCCAGCAGCCGCAGGTTATGCGCTACAACCCCGTCACCGACGCCTACGACCTGCCGGCCGTGGACCGCGAGAGCGATATCGCCACGATCCAGAACACCGCCGGCAGCGCCGGTCTGAATTCGGCCAAGGCCATGATCCAGGCGTTCGAGCGCGTGGGTCTGGTCCGGACCCTGGCTGAACCCAACCTCGCGGCGGTTTCGGGCGAGGCGGGCAAGTTCCTGGTCGGCGGCGAGTTTCCGGTCCCGACCGGGAGTGACACCTCCGGCAAGGTGACGATCGAGTTCAAACCCTATGGCGTGGGCCTGGGCTATACGCCGGTGGTTCTGTCGGGCGGGCGCATCTCGCTGAAGCTCTCGACGGAGGTTTCCGAGCTCAGCAGCCTGGGGGCCTTCAGCATGAGCACGGGAACAAGCTCGGGTTCTACGAACCTGACCGTCCCGGGCCTGTCGGTGCGCCGCGTCGAGAGCACCGTTGAGCTGCCCTCGGGCGGCTCGCTGATGCTGGCGGGTCTTCTGCAGCAGACCACCAAGGAAACCATCGACTCGCTGCCGGGCATGACCAGCATGCCGATCCTGGGCTCGCTGTTCCGCTCGCGCGACTTCCTGAACAACCAGACCGAACTGGTGGTCATCATCACCCCGTACATCATCGACCCGACCCGTCCGCAGAACCTGCAGACGCCGGCCGACGGTCTGCAGTTCGCCAGCGACATGAGCACGGTCCTGCTGGGCCGGCTGAACAAGGTGGTCAAGGCGCCGGCCGGCGCGAACGCGGGGCGCGCCTATCAAGGCCCCGTCGGCTATGTGATCGAGTAG
- a CDS encoding A24 family peptidase, giving the protein MQALQIPLLLIFPALAIVGALKDLTSYTIPNWISLALIAAFVPAALVSGAPLSQIGLCLAVGLGALVLGMGMFAAGWIGGGDGKLFAVCALWLGWPAALTFMLYTGLAGGVLTFAILGLRSGWLAPAVAGGPAWLRKLGTTGGDLPYGVAIAVGALAAFPQGALALGILG; this is encoded by the coding sequence ATGCAGGCTCTTCAGATCCCGCTGCTGCTGATCTTTCCGGCCCTGGCCATCGTCGGGGCGCTGAAGGACCTTACCAGCTACACGATCCCCAACTGGATATCGCTGGCCCTGATCGCGGCCTTTGTGCCGGCCGCCCTGGTCAGCGGCGCGCCGCTGTCGCAGATCGGGCTTTGCCTGGCCGTGGGCCTCGGCGCCCTGGTGCTGGGCATGGGCATGTTCGCCGCCGGCTGGATCGGCGGGGGCGACGGCAAGCTGTTCGCGGTGTGCGCGCTGTGGCTGGGCTGGCCGGCGGCCTTGACGTTCATGCTGTACACCGGCCTTGCGGGCGGCGTCCTGACCTTCGCCATTCTGGGCCTGCGCTCGGGCTGGCTGGCGCCGGCCGTGGCGGGCGGTCCGGCCTGGCTCCGCAAATTGGGGACGACCGGCGGAGACCTGCCCTATGGCGTCGCCATCGCCGTCGGCGCCCTGGCGGCCTTTCCCCAAGGGGCTCTGGCTCTCGGAATCCTGGGTTGA
- a CDS encoding pilus assembly protein N-terminal domain-containing protein has translation MRRLSLAIAAVATLCGAAAGAQTLPLEPVSAKTSGAAVSVDLPVSAGQASYVSLAGSVRDIVVGDPSIADVSVVNDRTLVVLGKRPGVTSLLAFGANGRPLADRQVVVSENGGGGVIVYRGATASNYACAAQCTRLGQGQGVP, from the coding sequence ATGCGTCGTCTTTCACTCGCCATCGCCGCCGTCGCGACCCTTTGCGGCGCCGCTGCGGGGGCTCAGACCCTGCCGCTCGAGCCGGTTTCCGCGAAGACGTCGGGCGCCGCCGTGTCGGTCGACCTGCCCGTCTCGGCCGGTCAGGCCTCGTATGTCAGCCTCGCCGGTTCGGTTCGGGACATCGTGGTGGGCGACCCCAGCATCGCCGACGTCAGCGTCGTCAATGACCGCACCCTCGTCGTCCTGGGCAAGCGGCCCGGCGTGACCAGCCTGCTGGCCTTCGGCGCCAACGGCCGCCCCCTCGCCGACCGCCAGGTGGTGGTCTCCGAGAACGGCGGCGGCGGCGTCATCGTCTATCGCGGCGCCACGGCCAGCAACTACGCCTGCGCCGCCCAGTGCACGCGCCTGGGCCAGGGCCAAGGCGTCCCCTAG
- a CDS encoding AAA family ATPase, translated as MRPTDNDPFDLGFDAADEFTTGAGDPWRSSAPSLTPAGGFDDPFADFPPARPREDAPPPARSSQVAPPTTRPTPQARPVQPAAPAAAAPDYDERERDIPASAPVASVPAYDEPIADSGMGDAVIPRITIHAFCARPETAALIEKAAADRRMSRAAVIVRDGGLEAAVDYYQNQPTPSLVMVETLDGAQRLLHLLDSLAQVCDPGTKVVVVGQTNDIALYRELMRRGVSEYLTQPLGPLQVIRAVGALYADPAAPFTGRQIAFVGAKGGVGASTLAHNFAWSMAEKMQSATVLVDLDLAFGTAGLDFNQDPLQGVLDALSQPDRLDPVLMDRMMVRCADRLSLFAAPASLDDDYEFGADAFEEVTQKIRGAAPFVVLDLPHVWNAWSRRVLIGSDDLVVVATPDLASLRNAKNIIDLVKGSRPNDAPPRLVLNQVGVPGRPEIPVKDFGEALGVQPSLVLPFDPKPYGQAANNGQMLAEVAPKSKAAEGLEHLARLITRREPPPTQKTSLFSGLFKKK; from the coding sequence ATGCGGCCGACCGACAACGATCCCTTCGACCTGGGCTTCGACGCCGCCGACGAGTTCACGACCGGCGCGGGCGATCCCTGGCGCTCGTCCGCCCCGTCGCTGACGCCGGCGGGCGGGTTCGACGACCCGTTCGCCGACTTCCCGCCGGCCCGTCCGCGCGAGGACGCCCCGCCGCCGGCGCGCTCGTCCCAGGTCGCGCCGCCGACCACCCGGCCCACGCCCCAGGCGCGCCCGGTCCAGCCCGCCGCGCCGGCGGCGGCCGCGCCCGACTATGACGAGCGCGAGCGTGACATTCCCGCCAGCGCGCCCGTCGCGTCGGTCCCGGCCTATGACGAGCCGATCGCCGACAGCGGGATGGGCGATGCGGTGATCCCGCGCATCACCATCCACGCCTTCTGCGCCCGGCCCGAGACCGCCGCCCTGATCGAAAAGGCCGCCGCCGACCGCCGCATGTCGCGGGCGGCTGTCATCGTGCGAGACGGCGGGCTGGAAGCGGCCGTCGACTACTACCAGAACCAGCCGACGCCCTCGCTGGTCATGGTCGAAACCCTGGACGGCGCCCAGCGCCTGCTGCACCTGCTCGACAGCCTGGCCCAGGTCTGCGACCCGGGCACCAAGGTGGTCGTCGTGGGGCAGACCAACGACATCGCCCTCTATCGCGAACTGATGCGCCGGGGCGTCAGCGAGTATCTGACCCAGCCGCTGGGTCCGTTGCAGGTGATCCGCGCCGTCGGGGCGCTGTACGCCGATCCGGCCGCGCCGTTCACCGGTCGCCAGATCGCCTTCGTCGGCGCCAAGGGCGGGGTGGGGGCCTCGACCCTGGCCCACAACTTCGCCTGGTCCATGGCCGAGAAGATGCAGTCGGCCACCGTGCTGGTCGACCTGGATCTGGCCTTCGGCACCGCCGGCCTCGACTTCAACCAGGATCCGCTGCAAGGCGTGCTCGACGCGCTGAGCCAGCCTGACCGCCTGGATCCGGTGCTGATGGACCGGATGATGGTGCGCTGCGCCGATCGTCTGTCGCTGTTCGCCGCGCCGGCCTCGCTGGACGACGACTACGAGTTCGGCGCCGACGCCTTCGAGGAAGTGACCCAGAAGATCCGCGGCGCCGCCCCGTTCGTGGTGCTGGACCTGCCGCACGTCTGGAACGCTTGGAGCCGTCGGGTGCTGATCGGCTCCGACGATCTGGTGGTGGTGGCCACGCCTGACCTCGCCAGCTTGCGCAACGCCAAGAACATCATCGACCTGGTCAAGGGTTCACGCCCCAACGACGCGCCCCCGCGCCTCGTCTTGAACCAGGTGGGCGTGCCCGGCCGTCCCGAAATCCCGGTCAAGGATTTCGGCGAGGCCCTGGGCGTGCAGCCGTCGCTGGTGCTGCCCTTCGATCCCAAGCCCTATGGCCAGGCCGCCAACAACGGTCAGATGCTGGCCGAGGTGGCGCCCAAGTCCAAGGCCGCCGAAGGGCTGGAGCATTTGGCGCGGCTGATCACCCGGCGCGAGCCGCCGCCGACGCAGAAGACCTCGCTGTTCTCGGGCCTGTTCAAGAAGAAGTAG
- a CDS encoding type II secretion system F family protein produces the protein MLFVLAGILGFITIAGLGFAFAGGDSASSKAAKRAQIIAKGGERQANVRAKAAANTPDARRQAILKALKDQDRKQKKASLSIAARLQAAGLGDNVKMFWIVSGTLGLFIAMIILLLGQSPLVALGAGFAAGAGLPRWVLGFLAKGRTQKFTEAFADAVDIIVRGIKSGLPVHDCLKIIGKECPEPLAGEFRILTENVAMGVPMDAALEKMYERMPTNELRFFAIVLAIQQKTGGNLAEALGNLSAVLRSRKLMKEKIKALSAEAVASAFIIGCLPPGVVTLISVTSPAYMAPMFTDPRGHLMLLASAIWMSIGIFVMRNMINFKF, from the coding sequence ATGCTTTTTGTCCTGGCCGGGATCCTGGGCTTCATCACCATCGCCGGCCTCGGCTTCGCCTTCGCCGGCGGCGACAGCGCGTCGAGCAAGGCCGCCAAGCGCGCCCAGATCATCGCCAAGGGCGGCGAGCGTCAGGCCAATGTGCGCGCCAAGGCCGCCGCCAACACCCCCGACGCGCGCCGTCAGGCCATCCTCAAGGCGCTGAAGGACCAGGATCGCAAGCAGAAGAAGGCGTCGCTGAGCATCGCCGCGCGGCTTCAGGCCGCCGGTCTGGGCGACAACGTCAAGATGTTCTGGATCGTCAGCGGGACGCTTGGCCTGTTCATCGCGATGATCATCCTGCTGCTGGGCCAGTCGCCGCTGGTGGCGCTGGGCGCGGGCTTCGCCGCCGGCGCGGGTCTGCCGCGCTGGGTGCTGGGCTTTCTGGCCAAGGGCCGAACCCAAAAGTTCACCGAGGCCTTCGCCGACGCCGTCGACATCATCGTCCGCGGCATCAAGTCGGGCCTGCCGGTCCACGACTGCCTGAAGATCATCGGCAAGGAATGCCCCGAGCCGCTGGCCGGGGAGTTCCGCATCCTGACCGAGAATGTCGCCATGGGCGTGCCGATGGATGCGGCCCTGGAGAAGATGTACGAGCGCATGCCCACCAACGAGCTGCGCTTCTTTGCGATCGTGCTGGCGATCCAGCAGAAGACCGGCGGCAACCTGGCCGAGGCCCTGGGCAATCTTTCGGCCGTGCTGCGCTCGCGCAAGCTGATGAAGGAGAAGATCAAGGCGCTGTCGGCCGAAGCCGTCGCCTCGGCCTTCATCATCGGCTGTCTGCCGCCCGGCGTCGTCACCCTGATCAGCGTCACCTCGCCGGCCTATATGGCCCCGATGTTCACCGACCCGCGCGGTCACCTGATGCTGCTGGCCAGCGCCATCTGGATGAGCATCGGCATCTTCGTGATGCGCAACATGATCAACTTCAAGTTCTGA